From Streptomyces sp. NBC_00690, a single genomic window includes:
- a CDS encoding TnsA-like heteromeric transposase endonuclease subunit: protein MAVLAGVDLAGAYVELSYVDAVRVRRRRPLLDCVTARFEDVAPVRPFRWSRGERHFSGWYWAATTGQHVGFESWLERDRLVLMDFDPGVVGIASQPFWLHWDDGKRERRHAPDYFVRRADGSAVVIDVRADERIEPKDTEAFEVTRIACAQAGWGFERVGVPEAVLVANVRWLSRYRHPRCLHRTAADRLREVFATPGPLLGGADAAGDRLATLPTLFHLLWFQELAAADLSVEMMGPHTVVGLTGSGVR from the coding sequence AGATCTTGCGGGGGCGTACGTCGAGCTGTCGTACGTGGACGCTGTACGCGTACGTCGGCGGCGTCCGCTGCTGGACTGTGTGACAGCCCGTTTCGAGGACGTGGCGCCAGTGCGGCCGTTTCGCTGGTCGCGGGGTGAGCGTCACTTTTCCGGCTGGTACTGGGCGGCCACGACCGGGCAGCATGTCGGCTTCGAGTCTTGGCTGGAGCGGGACCGGCTTGTGCTCATGGACTTCGATCCCGGGGTGGTGGGGATCGCCTCTCAGCCGTTCTGGCTGCATTGGGACGACGGCAAGCGGGAGCGTCGGCACGCCCCGGACTACTTCGTACGCCGAGCGGACGGCTCGGCGGTGGTCATCGACGTCCGCGCGGATGAGCGGATCGAGCCGAAGGACACGGAGGCGTTCGAGGTGACGCGGATCGCCTGTGCTCAGGCGGGGTGGGGGTTCGAGCGGGTCGGGGTGCCGGAGGCGGTGCTGGTGGCGAATGTCCGGTGGCTGTCGCGCTACCGGCACCCGCGGTGCCTGCACCGCACGGCCGCGGACCGGCTGCGGGAGGTCTTCGCGACGCCGGGTCCGCTGCTGGGCGGGGCGGACGCGGCGGGTGACCGGCTTGCGACGCTGCCAACCCTGTTTCATCTGCTCTGGTTTCAGGAGCTGGCCGCTGCGGATCTGTCGGTTGAGATGATGGGGCCGCACACGGTTGTGGGCCTGACCGGCAGCGGTGTCCGATGA